Proteins from a genomic interval of Candidatus Dormiibacterota bacterium:
- a CDS encoding LysM peptidoglycan-binding domain-containing protein, producing MTRTPVRASVFNEHMFVQDGARHAYPRPQRRRGWGRIAVVAAALLLATGRLAYGSGPQATDRVVVAPGDTVWSIAAAHYPGDPRPHVEAILLANRLQTPLLTPGQSLQLPRE from the coding sequence TTGACGCGAACACCTGTTCGTGCTAGCGTCTTCAACGAACACATGTTCGTGCAGGACGGTGCCCGACACGCCTACCCACGACCCCAGCGCCGGCGCGGCTGGGGCCGCATCGCGGTGGTGGCCGCCGCGCTGCTGCTGGCCACCGGCCGGCTCGCCTATGGCAGTGGGCCACAGGCCACCGACCGGGTGGTGGTGGCGCCGGGCGACACGGTCTGGAGCATCGCCGCCGCCCACTACCCGGGCGATCCGCGCCCGCATGTCGAGGCCATCCTGCTCGCCAACCGGCTCCAGACGCCTCTGCTGACGCCCGGGCAGTCGCTGCAGCTGCCGCGCGAGTAG
- the lexA gene encoding transcriptional repressor LexA — translation MPEPLTSRQREILEYLRFRQKIRSYPPTVREIGEAVGLSSSSTVQNHLNTLERKGYIRRDPTKSRTIEVVDIDEMQAKLSKVVAVPLIGRVAAGQPILAEENVEDHLVLSQELVGSDNAFALEVHGDSMKDVGILSGDFVVVRPGKDAPSGSIVVARLEDDQTNESTATVKRLFREANRVRLQPENAAYEPIYSTAAQLEGQVVAVVRLLR, via the coding sequence ATGCCCGAACCGTTGACCAGCAGGCAGCGGGAGATTCTGGAGTACCTCAGGTTTCGACAGAAAATCCGCAGCTACCCGCCGACCGTTCGCGAAATCGGCGAAGCGGTCGGCCTCTCCTCAAGTTCGACGGTCCAGAACCACCTCAACACCCTGGAGCGCAAGGGCTATATCCGGCGGGATCCGACCAAGTCGCGCACCATCGAAGTCGTCGATATCGACGAAATGCAGGCCAAGCTTAGCAAGGTGGTCGCGGTACCCCTCATCGGGCGGGTCGCCGCCGGCCAGCCGATCCTCGCCGAGGAAAACGTCGAAGACCACCTGGTGCTCAGCCAGGAACTCGTCGGCTCGGATAATGCCTTCGCCCTCGAGGTGCACGGCGACAGCATGAAAGACGTCGGCATCCTTTCCGGCGACTTCGTCGTCGTCCGGCCCGGTAAGGATGCGCCGAGCGGCAGCATCGTCGTCGCCCGGCTGGAAGACGACCAGACCAACGAGTCCACGGCCACCGTCAAGCGGCTCTTCCGCGAGGCCAACCGGGTGCGACTGCAACCGGAGAACGCGGCCTACGAGCCGATCTATAGCACGGCCGCCCAGCTCGAAGGCCAGGTCGTCGCGGTCGTCCGACTGCTGCGCTGA